GGCCAGCTCGAACGGCCCGGGCCGGGTGAAGGCCTCCCGCAGGTCGGCGTCCAGCCGCTGCCGGTCGGCCGGGTGGGTCACGTCCAGCCAGAGCCGCGCGGTCACCATCACCGACTGCGGGATCAGCCCGGCCAGCCGATACATCTCGTCGGTCCAGGCCAGCACCTCGTTGCGGCCGGGCGAGTCCCACTCCCAGCTGCCCACGTGGGCCAGCCGCTGGGTCTCGGCCAGCAGCCGCTCGCTGCGCCGCAGCCGCTGCCCGGCGCCGCGCTCGGTGCTGACGTCGGTGAAGCAGACCACCACGCTGCGGCGGCCGTCGTCGGCCGGCGGCAGCGGCGAGGCGGTCGCGCTGACCCAGCGGACCTTCCCGTCGCTGCGGACCACCCGCATCATCTCCGAGGTCGCCACCCGCTGCTCGCGCAGGCAGATCGTGCTCGGCCAGAGCTCGTGCGGCAGCGGGGAGCCGTCCTCGTGCTGCAGCACCCAGGACGGGGACCGGCGCATCAGCTCGTATCCGGGCTCGCCGAGGATCCGTTCCGCCGCCGAGTTGACCATGGTGACCCGGTCGTACTCGTCGATGACGAGGATGCCCTGCTCGACCGAGGCCAGCACGGTGCGGTACTTCTGCCGGCTGGCCGACAGCGCCTGCTCGCTGCGCCGGCGCTGGTCCCGCGCCAGCGCGAAGTCGAGCCGGCTGCTCGCGACCCGGGCCAGCCGGGTCAGCAGGGCCACGTCCTCGTCGGTGAAGTAGTTGGTCTTGTCGGAGCAGACCAGCAGCACGCCGATCGCGCGCTGGCGCTGGCGCAGCGGCAGCGACACCGTCGAGCGCAGGCCGAGCGAGCGGGCCGCGGCGCGGTCGCCGCGCGGGTCGACGGTGGCGTCGGCGCTCCGGACGACCTCGCCGCGGCGGATCGCCGTCCCGCAGAGCGAGCCCTCGACGGCGTTGAGCGAGCCGAGCTGGTCGCGCAGCATCCCGGACGTCGCGGCGAAGATCAGCTCGGTGGTGTCCCCGGACTCCAGCAGCTGGACGGCGGCGCCGCCGGCATGGACCAGCGCACGGGCCCGCTCGACGCAGAGCTCGAGCAGCAGCGAGGGCTGGGCCGGGGCGCAGGCGATCTCCTCGATCGCGTCCAGGGCGGTGGTGTGCCGGGACAGCGCCGACTCGGTCGCCGGCCGTGCCTGGTCGCTGGTCACCGTCGCCTTTCGTCTCGACCCCAGCGCGCAGCCTACCGCTGGAGTGCCAGGCGTAACCGGTCAGATTGGGTTGGATCCGGACGCACCGGGGAGATCAGATGCATGGACGGTTCCCCTCCCACGCCGCTCGTGGCCGCGGTCGGGCTGGTCGCATTCGCCACGGATCGCGTTCGCCGACTGCCGCAGACGTTGGACGAGGCCCGGCGGGCGGCCCACCGCCGGTACGACGAGCTCGCGCTGCACGGACGCGACGTGCTCGCCGGCCACGTGCCCGGTGTCGCCGCCGGCCATGCACCAGCGGCCGAGCCGCCGGCCGGGCCCGGCGTCGAGCCGCCGGCCGGACCCGGCGTCGAGCCGACCGGGCCCGGCGTCGAGCCGTTCACCGGGACCCGCGCTGAACAGTCGGCCGGGACCTCGGCAGCCGAGGCGCCGGTGAACGAGCCGCCGGTCGCGCCGACGCCGATCGGGCTGACCGAGCCGATCGTGCTGCCCGAGGACGTGCAGGACGACGTCGCCCAGCTGACCCCGGGGGCCGAGCTGGCCCACGCCGACCTGCCGCTGCCGGACTTCGACCACCAGACCGTGCCGCAGCTGCGCGGTCGGCTGCGTTCGCTCGCGCTGGTCGAGCTGGTGCAGCTGCGGGACTACGAACAGGCCCACGCCGCCCGGCTGCCGGTGCTCACGCTGCTGGACAACCGGATCGCCAAGCTGCTGGAGAACACCGCCCAGTAACGGGGCAGCCGCCCAGCAACGGGGCAGCCGGTCAGTAGCGCAGCAGCCGCT
This window of the Mycobacteriales bacterium genome carries:
- a CDS encoding diguanylate cyclase is translated as MTSDQARPATESALSRHTTALDAIEEIACAPAQPSLLLELCVERARALVHAGGAAVQLLESGDTTELIFAATSGMLRDQLGSLNAVEGSLCGTAIRRGEVVRSADATVDPRGDRAAARSLGLRSTVSLPLRQRQRAIGVLLVCSDKTNYFTDEDVALLTRLARVASSRLDFALARDQRRRSEQALSASRQKYRTVLASVEQGILVIDEYDRVTMVNSAAERILGEPGYELMRRSPSWVLQHEDGSPLPHELWPSTICLREQRVATSEMMRVVRSDGKVRWVSATASPLPPADDGRRSVVVCFTDVSTERGAGQRLRRSERLLAETQRLAHVGSWEWDSPGRNEVLAWTDEMYRLAGLIPQSVMVTARLWLDVTHPADRQRLDADLREAFTRPGPFELAQRLVLPTGEVRHLAVRGEVEHDAEGRPLRAWGSAQDVTERHRVQEELRRTALTDPLTGLGNRLLLVDRLRRWITALDGGDGKHRHVAVIAVDLDGLKRVNDTYGHATGDDLLRETARRLRSVVRDRDLVARLGGDEFVLLCAGVDTEGASRLAERIVTEISSPYLLPGGVTAWSGASVGVTVTDDPRDDVDRLLAQADRALYTAKGDGGNRYVVHPGAAGLPTPTPTAPILGLAAGGGA